Proteins from a single region of Palaemon carinicauda isolate YSFRI2023 chromosome 1, ASM3689809v2, whole genome shotgun sequence:
- the LOC137627719 gene encoding uncharacterized protein: MPVHTLIPQWDDKDPVRWLNEVESVFQMCAVAEDMKALLLSKHMAGKGKNDHAALPADKQGNFEAVRKALIEAYKLSPENWRRQWRGLTKSPTTSWSDWGFKKDRLNTLWVEAAKCTTYNNLLELFKIKDFHRNVPPALSIYISEKNPATFRACCKYADEYELVRFNSGPPSSVPSGKSKPQQNPISPTKCGHCGRSNHLEANCRLKLSGRSTESTKQKNKPKVKVAKPNYASAYCKVCKCYGHTKNYPLCPSKSSASSPAALSISIREAPKRQPAVVEITVALSEGDDSPQSVRALQDTGADVSLILWYQVPIGAKVQQDNRMTVRWIEGVTKDLPTVELRVTTPQLSKRCRLGVVSNLGHEGYDLLLGQDLLRGIQHVPLRCMKAVEPEPGTENAPPEEDKWLADIDLGEVPWLSEVAREPSSYSNESEPSTRKFNQS; the protein is encoded by the coding sequence atgcctgtccacacactcattcctcagtgggacgacaaggatcctgtgaggtggctaaatgaggtggagtcCGTGTTTCAGATGTGTGCCGTAGCGgaggatatgaaggccctactactgtcaaagcatatggCGGGGAAAGGGAAGAATGATCATGCTGCGCTCCCCGCCGATAAACAGGGTAATTTTGAGGCTGTCAGGAAGGCTTTGATTGAGGCCTATAAACTAAGTCCTGAAAATTGGCGCCGTCAGTGGCGTGGGCTCACCAAGTCCCCCACGACATCTTGGTCTGATTGGGGTTTTAAGAAGGATAGGCTCAACACCCTTTGGGTCGAGGCTGCAAAGTGCACTACTTACAACAACCTCCTAGAGCTCTTCAAAATTAAGGACTTCCACAGGAACGTCCCACCGGCGCTCTCAATTTACATCTCTGAGAAAAATCCAGCCACGTTTAGAGCATGCTGCAAGTATGCTGATGAGTACGAGCTAGTCCGGTTCAACTCGGGGCCCCCCAGCTCAGTCCCATCGGGTAAGTCTAAGCCCCAGCAAAATCCAATCTCCCCTACCAAGTGTGGCCATTGCGGGAGATCTAACCACTTGGAAGCCAACTGTCGGCTGAAGCTATCCGGTCGGTCAACTGAGTCCACGAAGCAGAAGAATaagcccaaggttaaggtggcgaagccgaactatgccagtgcatactgcaaggtatgtaagtgctacggacacacaaagaactacccactatgtcccagcaaatcctcagcctcttctccagctgccctctcaatctctatccgGGAAGCTCCCAAAAGACAGCCCGCTGTTGTGGAGATCACAGTAGCTCTGTCTGAAGGAGATGACTCTCCACAGTCGGTCAGAGCATTACAGGATACTGGTGCAGACGTTTCACTAATCTTATGGTACCAGGTGCCTATCGGTGCTAAAGTtcagcaggacaatcgcatgacggtccgttggatcgaaggagtcactaaggatcttcctactgtggagttgagagtgaccacgCCCCAGCTCAGCAAAAGGTGCAGGCTAGGGGTAGTGAGCAATCTAGGGCATGAAGGCTATGACTTGCTCTTGGGACAAGACCTCCTAAGAGGCATACAGcacgtgcccctcaggtgcatgaaagcaGTTGAGCCGGAGCCCGGGACTGAGAACGCCcctcctgaagaagacaaatggctagctgacattgaccttggagaagtaccttggctaagtgaggtggcgcgagagccttcctcctatagcaatgagtctgagccgagtacccgcaaattcaatcaGAGTTAA